The Leptotrichia trevisanii DSM 22070 genome includes a region encoding these proteins:
- a CDS encoding nitronate monooxygenase: MKEIKEENSEISNEKKKIELKGIKIGKYFIEKPIVQGGMGVGISWDRLAGNVAKNGGLGTISAICTGYYQNMRFVKKAVNGRPLGTENAYNREALFEIFKNARKICGDKPLACNILHAINDYERVVQDALEAGANIIVTGAGLPLELPRLVKDFPDVEIVPIVSSARALKIICKKWKAAGKMPGAVIVEGPKSGGHQGAKYEELFAPEHQLEAILPPIKEERDKWGDFPIIAAGGIWDNNDIKNIMALGADAVQMGTRFIGTYECDASDVLKQVLLDAKEEDIVIVSSPVGYPGRAVKTNLVQTLEPNTKKIKCISNCVFPCERGKGANRVGYCIADSLGDAYLGRLQSGLFFSGANGWKLKEIVHVKDLIDELMTEIN; this comes from the coding sequence ATCAAGGAAATTAAAGAGGAAAATTCAGAAATTTCAAATGAAAAAAAGAAAATAGAATTAAAAGGAATAAAAATAGGAAAATATTTTATTGAAAAGCCAATAGTTCAAGGTGGAATGGGTGTTGGAATAAGCTGGGACAGGCTTGCTGGAAATGTGGCAAAAAATGGGGGACTTGGGACAATAAGTGCAATTTGTACTGGATACTACCAAAATATGAGATTTGTTAAAAAGGCTGTAAATGGACGGCCTCTTGGGACAGAAAACGCCTACAACCGTGAAGCACTTTTTGAAATATTTAAAAATGCAAGAAAAATTTGTGGAGATAAACCGCTTGCCTGTAACATTCTACATGCAATCAATGATTATGAAAGAGTGGTTCAGGATGCACTTGAGGCTGGGGCAAATATTATTGTTACAGGGGCGGGACTTCCATTGGAACTTCCAAGACTTGTAAAGGATTTTCCAGATGTGGAAATCGTGCCGATAGTTTCATCAGCCAGAGCATTGAAAATAATCTGTAAAAAATGGAAAGCCGCCGGGAAAATGCCGGGAGCAGTAATCGTGGAAGGGCCAAAAAGTGGAGGACACCAAGGTGCCAAATACGAAGAACTGTTTGCCCCTGAACATCAGCTGGAAGCAATTTTGCCACCCATCAAGGAAGAACGGGATAAATGGGGGGATTTTCCGATTATTGCAGCGGGAGGAATCTGGGATAATAACGATATAAAAAATATTATGGCACTTGGAGCGGATGCAGTTCAAATGGGGACAAGATTTATCGGTACCTACGAATGTGATGCAAGTGATGTGCTAAAACAGGTTTTACTTGACGCAAAGGAAGAGGATATTGTAATTGTAAGTTCACCAGTCGGATATCCAGGACGTGCTGTAAAAACAAACTTAGTTCAAACATTGGAGCCAAATACAAAAAAGATTAAATGTATAAGCAACTGTGTATTCCCTTGTGAACGTGGAAAAGGTGCAAATAGAGTGGGATACTGTATTGCCGACAGTCTTGGAGATGCTTATTTAGGTAGACTTCAAAGTGGATTGTTTTTCTCGGGGGCAAATGGATGGAAATTGAAAGAAATTGTGCACGTAAAGGATCTAATAGATGAACTTATGACGGAAATTAATTAG
- a CDS encoding GspE/PulE family protein, translating to MNNKINNNITEKAKLKDFADNKKNNILSNDTISYLNEIVKTGFKEHASDIHIKFDMLEGMEIKYRVDGYLMESEKLYETVNKKVLEKNITEIIARIKILAGMNVAEKRKPQDGSFSFLLNIKNLNKRYDIRVAYMPTIGGESVVLRILENYLEDINLETLGFSNQSIEMLNEILTRKYGMILVSGPTGSGKSTTLKSLINILNDGRKKIITVEDPVESKIDGIVQIQVNQNIGVTFAEVLKATLRNDPDIIVISEIRDEITAEIAVRAALTGHLVISTIHTNDAVSTLIRLVDMGIPKYLILDSLICVIGQRLVGKKCQKCMGKGCDECSSGYSGRISINEVLVLNQDVRNILKSDSHLGSETKDKLKMLNQKYENQKCFIDFVEDADEKIEKNLIFEREKTSIIF from the coding sequence ATGAATAACAAAATAAATAATAATATAACTGAAAAGGCAAAACTTAAAGACTTTGCTGATAATAAAAAAAATAACATATTATCAAATGATACAATTTCTTATCTAAATGAAATTGTAAAAACAGGATTTAAGGAACATGCCAGCGATATTCACATAAAGTTTGATATGCTGGAAGGAATGGAAATAAAGTACCGAGTTGACGGATATCTTATGGAAAGTGAGAAATTATATGAAACTGTGAATAAAAAAGTACTGGAAAAAAATATTACAGAAATTATTGCCAGAATAAAAATTTTGGCTGGAATGAACGTTGCGGAGAAAAGAAAGCCACAAGATGGCAGCTTTTCTTTTTTATTGAATATAAAAAATCTCAACAAGCGATATGACATAAGAGTCGCCTATATGCCAACAATTGGTGGAGAAAGCGTAGTTCTGCGTATTCTTGAAAACTATCTGGAAGACATAAACCTTGAAACACTGGGATTTTCAAATCAAAGTATAGAAATGTTAAATGAGATTTTAACTAGAAAATACGGAATGATACTCGTAAGTGGGCCGACAGGCTCTGGAAAATCCACAACTCTAAAATCCTTAATAAATATACTAAATGATGGAAGAAAAAAAATTATAACGGTGGAAGATCCTGTTGAAAGCAAAATCGACGGAATTGTTCAGATACAGGTAAACCAGAATATCGGAGTAACATTTGCCGAAGTCTTGAAAGCCACATTGAGAAATGATCCTGACATTATTGTAATTTCAGAAATCCGTGATGAAATCACAGCGGAAATTGCTGTAAGGGCGGCATTAACAGGACACCTCGTAATTTCCACAATTCACACAAACGACGCAGTTTCCACATTAATCAGGCTGGTGGATATGGGCATTCCAAAATACTTGATACTAGATTCATTAATCTGTGTGATTGGACAAAGACTGGTTGGGAAAAAGTGCCAGAAATGTATGGGGAAAGGCTGTGATGAATGCTCCAGCGGGTACAGCGGCAGAATTTCAATAAATGAGGTGCTTGTCCTGAATCAGGATGTACGGAATATTTTAAAATCCGACAGCCATCTTGGCTCTGAAACTAAGGATAAATTAAAAATGCTGAATCAAAAGTATGAAAATCAAAAATGCTTTATTGATTTTGTGGAAGATGCGGATGAGAAAATTGAGAAAAATTTGATTTTTGAAAGGGAAAAGACAAGTATTATTTTTTAA
- a CDS encoding RnfABCDGE type electron transport complex subunit D, whose protein sequence is MADEKSLLEEILDVKNRKIKNGLLDSDDTISNLENEGLREKRNVSQSNLNNSRKIIKLEKTRNEKIKRETIEKEAKNREVKKDKKQNIKTTANTENTNISKSKSQEKSNVANKKNLEKRDEKLKRRKIIRNFFKNREMKKISFSPFVRTNVEVRDVMKDVVVALFPAIITAGLVYGLTALSVIVTSVFTAIVTEKLFSRIFLNDKNSTHDLSAVITGLLMALTLAPLTPLPVVAFGAGMAVIFGKLMYGGIGRNVLNPAVVGREFMTVFFPVAMSSGTIWFSQEALRLSKINVFVNFQKIPLMSYFDELLLTSSGSLGSYSAIALILGGVYLLVKNRISWHIPVTLFATSFIATMFLKNGISVSMGGLLLTGIFMATDMPTSPSFAGGKIYYGIMLGVVIVLLSVLGVKNETLSYVLLILNPFTRFINKVFRPVVFGYEVKEEVWKQVGMGILLTIGILVFALIFITLHKIGAIPYLVYLYILVLTVQLIRNDRNKNRKFK, encoded by the coding sequence ATGGCAGATGAAAAATCGTTGCTGGAAGAGATACTGGATGTAAAAAACAGAAAAATTAAAAATGGACTTTTAGATAGTGATGATACAATTTCAAATTTAGAAAATGAGGGATTACGGGAAAAAAGAAATGTTAGCCAGTCAAATTTGAATAATAGCAGAAAAATAATAAAACTGGAAAAAACACGGAATGAAAAAATTAAAAGAGAAACAATTGAAAAAGAAGCAAAAAATAGAGAAGTAAAAAAAGATAAAAAACAAAATATAAAAACAACTGCAAATACAGAAAATACAAATATAAGTAAATCAAAATCACAGGAAAAATCAAATGTAGCTAATAAAAAAAATTTAGAAAAAAGAGATGAAAAACTTAAACGAAGAAAAATAATAAGAAACTTTTTTAAAAATAGAGAAATGAAAAAAATATCGTTTAGTCCATTCGTGCGAACAAATGTTGAAGTGAGGGATGTTATGAAAGATGTTGTTGTGGCTTTATTTCCAGCTATAATTACAGCTGGACTGGTTTATGGACTGACAGCCCTGTCAGTAATAGTAACTTCAGTTTTCACAGCAATAGTTACAGAAAAGCTGTTTTCAAGAATATTTTTGAATGACAAAAATTCTACTCACGATTTATCAGCAGTTATAACTGGACTTTTGATGGCTTTGACTTTAGCACCGCTGACTCCATTACCAGTTGTTGCTTTTGGGGCGGGTATGGCTGTAATTTTTGGGAAGCTGATGTATGGCGGAATTGGGAGAAATGTGCTTAATCCAGCGGTAGTAGGGCGTGAATTTATGACAGTTTTCTTTCCTGTTGCAATGTCTTCCGGGACAATATGGTTCAGTCAGGAAGCCCTGAGATTATCAAAAATAAATGTTTTTGTGAATTTTCAGAAAATACCGCTTATGAGCTATTTTGATGAACTGTTGCTGACTTCTTCGGGTTCATTAGGTTCGTATTCTGCAATTGCACTAATTCTGGGAGGAGTTTACCTGCTGGTAAAAAACCGTATTTCGTGGCATATTCCAGTAACTTTATTTGCCACATCGTTTATTGCAACAATGTTCCTAAAAAACGGAATTTCCGTTTCGATGGGGGGACTTTTGCTGACAGGAATATTTATGGCGACTGATATGCCGACAAGTCCATCATTTGCAGGCGGGAAGATTTATTACGGAATAATGCTGGGTGTTGTGATTGTGTTGTTGTCAGTGCTTGGAGTAAAAAATGAGACATTATCGTATGTGCTGTTAATTTTAAATCCTTTTACAAGATTTATAAACAAGGTGTTCCGTCCAGTTGTATTTGGATATGAAGTGAAGGAGGAAGTGTGGAAACAGGTTGGAATGGGGATATTGCTTACGATAGGAATACTTGTTTTTGCACTGATTTTTATAACTTTACATAAAATAGGGGCAATTCCATATCTAGTTTATTTATATATCTTGGTATTGACAGTGCAATTAATAAGAAATGACAGAAATAAAAATAGAAAATTTAAATAA
- the rsxC gene encoding electron transport complex subunit RsxC, which translates to MARNTSIKRIIDILLNKNVDEIEEKKKKSARKYQSMKPMTKNTKLKEFKDASLLYVPLSQHIGSPAIPVVEIGDYVKKYEKIGEVSGNISANIHSPVSGDVVDVVEHLVANGNKVKTVIIANDFKNKEENLVKRELRDLKLIKKDEIFKIIKEAGIVGLGEAQFPTYIKYDIKFRKVETLIINGAECEPYLTSDYSVMKNYTREIFRGLKVIQKLLNPKEIVIGIEAENSELVEKFEEMGKEEEFDLKIQLLPTIYPQGSELQLINTVTGKKVRKGELPLEKGVVVSNVSTVKAIYDAFFEGKPLIERVVTVSGEEARNIGNYKIKFGTPLYHIVKELKIQNEEKVIFGGPMMGMEIFDSRVPVIKGTSGILFLSTEEIERKNCISCGYCVEVCPMNLMPFEFADCYEKGKYEQMVKANIQNCIECGACEFVCPSRVPLIESIKTGKAILSEMEENK; encoded by the coding sequence ATGGCTAGAAATACGAGCATAAAGAGAATAATAGATATTCTTTTGAATAAAAATGTTGATGAAATAGAGGAAAAGAAAAAAAAGTCAGCAAGAAAATATCAGTCGATGAAGCCGATGACAAAAAATACTAAACTAAAGGAATTTAAAGATGCAAGTCTTTTGTATGTCCCGCTTTCACAGCATATAGGAAGTCCAGCGATTCCAGTAGTGGAAATTGGTGATTATGTAAAAAAATATGAGAAAATAGGAGAAGTTTCAGGCAACATATCAGCCAATATACATTCGCCTGTTTCTGGAGATGTTGTTGATGTTGTAGAACATCTGGTTGCAAATGGAAATAAAGTAAAAACCGTTATTATTGCAAATGATTTTAAAAATAAGGAAGAAAACCTCGTAAAAAGGGAACTTAGGGATTTAAAATTAATAAAGAAAGATGAAATTTTTAAGATAATAAAAGAGGCTGGGATAGTAGGACTTGGAGAGGCACAGTTTCCGACATACATAAAATATGATATAAAATTCAGGAAGGTGGAAACACTTATAATAAATGGGGCGGAATGTGAGCCGTATCTGACTTCTGACTACTCGGTTATGAAAAATTATACAAGGGAAATTTTCCGTGGATTGAAAGTTATACAGAAATTGCTGAATCCGAAAGAGATAGTAATTGGGATAGAAGCGGAAAATAGCGAGTTAGTCGAAAAATTTGAAGAAATGGGGAAAGAGGAAGAGTTTGACTTGAAAATTCAGCTGTTACCGACAATTTATCCACAAGGAAGTGAATTACAGCTAATAAATACTGTTACAGGTAAAAAAGTGCGAAAAGGGGAATTGCCGCTGGAAAAAGGTGTGGTTGTAAGCAATGTAAGTACGGTAAAAGCAATTTATGACGCATTTTTTGAGGGGAAACCGCTTATAGAAAGAGTTGTTACAGTATCTGGGGAAGAAGCGAGAAATATAGGTAATTACAAAATAAAATTCGGAACGCCGCTTTATCATATTGTAAAAGAGCTAAAAATTCAAAATGAGGAAAAAGTGATTTTTGGTGGGCCTATGATGGGAATGGAAATTTTTGATTCAAGAGTGCCTGTGATTAAGGGAACTTCTGGAATATTGTTTTTAAGCACAGAAGAAATTGAAAGGAAAAACTGTATTTCATGTGGATATTGTGTGGAAGTCTGCCCGATGAATCTTATGCCTTTTGAGTTTGCAGATTGTTATGAAAAGGGGAAATATGAACAGATGGTTAAGGCCAATATTCAGAACTGTATTGAATGTGGAGCGTGTGAATTTGTATGTCCGTCGAGAGTTCCGCTAATAGAAAGCATAAAAACAGGAAAAGCAATCTTGTCGGAAATGGAGGAGAATAAATAA